Proteins from a single region of Abyssalbus ytuae:
- a CDS encoding SusC/RagA family TonB-linked outer membrane protein translates to MMTKKNKIWQQYVLFFFGILFFSHTYSFAQERNITGTVISGDDLQPLPGVSVVIKGTNTGIVTDFDGKYSITVNNNNDVLIFSYLGYANQEIAVGTKNQIDVTLKININELTEVIVIGYGSALRKDLTSSVSVVDINEMKTAPTPQFEQMLTGRVAGVDISSTNSEPGAGLKIRIRGNNSINGDNSPLLVIDGVLGGSFESLNVNDIESMQVLKDASATAIYGSQGANGVIIITTKQGKTGKLAVDLYTASGIQRVRKKLDLLTAEQHVQVLKDDPNFDFPEDISGIDNPILSGKGTDWQDEIFQEGLYQNYHLTLRGGEENLRGFLSLDYLDQEGVVKKSDYTKISGRANINFKASDKFSIRNNLSIYSTSTNQIKTNEGYGSQGGPVTINALLFSPIIPVYAEDGTYNGPLNAGYIRDNPIALINELKDLYETEYLQNTIFTKWKIFKGLTHDFSATYTNSTYNNKRYTGKVLLRSLNQGEAYLDNIERKAWQLKNTLTYKKKFNKNHDFSVLLGYEISKDERFRSRITVQGFATEAAGYNNIGIGSEVTSALSDKTRTGLVSYFSRITYGYKSKYLFSLSGRADGSTKFAENNKWGYFPSGSFAWVVSEENFLADSKTISFLKFRTSYGQTGSQAISPYQSLASYRTGMQFSYGDEDLYNGAFVNRVSNPNLKWETTTQFDLGVDLQLFDNRIGITADYFNKKTTDLLYDRRLLSHTGIDSQIQNIGEMENLGYEFSLNASVFDKKFKWDFSANISFIDNEVLDLGGDTDVYLEPPSKSRGSGFSTSGILTVGEPIGNFYGYVADGIFKTQEDLDAIEQDGAVLGSVRYKDISGPDGVPDGKIDLEYDRTVIGNALPDYIVGMTNNFSYNNFDLNVTLQASVGRDVIRFDKGRINTLEKFNGWSVNNPDTDIPTNGFLGDVTNSNYVEDASFLKFKNISLGYTFPKYTIEKLGLSNLKVYLSAIDAIVITDYSGYDPEVNSYGDGNSFEQNVSLGYDSGSYPGVSQYVLGINVSF, encoded by the coding sequence ATGATGACAAAAAAAAATAAAATTTGGCAACAATATGTTCTATTCTTTTTTGGGATTCTGTTTTTTTCACATACATATAGTTTTGCTCAGGAAAGAAATATTACGGGAACAGTAATTTCCGGGGATGATTTACAACCCCTGCCCGGAGTAAGTGTTGTTATTAAAGGAACCAATACAGGTATAGTTACTGATTTTGATGGTAAATATTCTATAACAGTCAATAACAATAATGATGTATTGATTTTTAGTTATTTAGGCTATGCTAACCAGGAAATAGCGGTGGGCACTAAAAATCAAATAGATGTAACCCTTAAAATAAATATTAATGAATTAACAGAAGTAATAGTTATTGGTTATGGCTCTGCCTTAAGAAAAGATTTAACCAGTTCTGTTTCTGTAGTTGATATAAATGAAATGAAAACGGCTCCCACCCCTCAGTTTGAACAAATGTTAACCGGTAGGGTAGCAGGAGTTGATATCTCCAGTACTAATTCTGAACCTGGTGCAGGTTTAAAAATTAGAATACGGGGTAATAATTCAATCAATGGAGATAATTCCCCTCTATTGGTTATTGATGGTGTGTTGGGAGGAAGTTTTGAATCTTTAAACGTTAATGATATTGAATCTATGCAGGTATTAAAAGATGCATCGGCGACAGCAATATATGGATCTCAGGGAGCAAACGGTGTTATAATTATTACCACTAAACAAGGAAAGACCGGTAAACTGGCAGTTGATTTATATACGGCTTCAGGAATACAAAGAGTGAGAAAAAAATTAGATTTACTAACTGCTGAACAACACGTACAAGTTTTAAAAGATGATCCTAATTTTGATTTTCCTGAGGATATATCAGGTATTGATAATCCTATATTATCCGGAAAGGGAACAGATTGGCAGGATGAAATCTTTCAGGAGGGCCTTTATCAAAACTATCATTTAACTCTTAGGGGAGGTGAAGAAAATTTGAGAGGATTTCTTTCCCTGGATTATTTAGATCAGGAAGGCGTTGTTAAAAAATCTGATTATACAAAAATATCGGGGAGGGCAAATATAAATTTTAAGGCATCAGATAAATTTTCCATCAGAAATAATTTATCAATATACAGCACTTCTACAAATCAAATAAAAACCAACGAAGGATATGGTTCCCAGGGTGGCCCTGTTACCATTAATGCTCTGTTATTTTCGCCAATAATTCCTGTTTATGCTGAAGACGGAACATACAATGGTCCATTAAATGCCGGTTATATAAGAGATAATCCGATTGCTTTGATAAATGAATTAAAAGATCTTTATGAAACAGAGTATTTACAAAATACGATTTTTACAAAATGGAAAATTTTTAAAGGGCTAACTCATGATTTTTCAGCAACATATACAAATTCTACCTATAATAATAAACGTTATACCGGCAAAGTTTTATTGAGATCATTAAACCAGGGGGAAGCATATTTAGATAATATAGAAAGAAAAGCATGGCAGTTAAAAAATACTTTAACATATAAGAAAAAATTTAATAAAAATCACGATTTCAGTGTCCTTTTAGGATATGAAATCAGTAAAGATGAACGATTCCGAAGCCGTATTACTGTACAGGGGTTTGCTACTGAAGCAGCAGGGTACAATAATATAGGTATTGGTTCAGAAGTAACAAGTGCTCTATCTGATAAAACCAGAACAGGATTAGTTTCATATTTTTCCCGAATAACTTACGGATATAAAAGCAAGTACCTGTTCTCTTTATCAGGCAGGGCAGATGGTTCCACCAAATTTGCCGAGAACAATAAGTGGGGGTATTTTCCTTCAGGTTCTTTTGCCTGGGTGGTTAGCGAAGAGAATTTTCTGGCAGACAGTAAAACCATAAGTTTTTTAAAGTTTAGAACAAGTTATGGGCAAACAGGTAGCCAGGCAATAAGCCCCTATCAATCTTTAGCTTCCTATAGAACAGGTATGCAATTTTCGTATGGTGATGAAGATTTATATAATGGAGCATTTGTAAACAGAGTTTCTAACCCGAATTTAAAGTGGGAAACTACTACACAATTTGATCTGGGGGTGGATTTGCAGTTATTTGATAATAGAATTGGAATAACTGCCGACTATTTTAACAAAAAAACTACAGATCTTTTATATGATAGAAGGTTATTATCCCACACGGGTATTGACAGTCAGATACAAAATATTGGAGAAATGGAGAATTTGGGGTATGAGTTTAGTCTCAATGCTTCAGTTTTTGATAAAAAATTTAAATGGGATTTTTCGGCTAATATAAGTTTTATAGACAATGAAGTACTTGATTTAGGAGGAGATACGGATGTTTATTTAGAACCCCCCAGCAAATCAAGAGGATCCGGATTTTCAACCTCAGGCATTTTAACAGTGGGAGAACCCATAGGTAACTTTTACGGATATGTTGCTGATGGTATTTTTAAAACTCAGGAAGACCTGGATGCAATAGAGCAAGATGGTGCAGTTTTAGGATCGGTGAGATACAAAGATATTAGCGGGCCAGATGGTGTGCCAGACGGTAAAATAGATCTTGAATACGATAGAACGGTTATTGGCAATGCTTTACCCGATTATATAGTGGGGATGACCAATAATTTTAGTTATAACAATTTTGACTTAAATGTAACTCTTCAGGCAAGTGTAGGGAGAGATGTTATAAGGTTTGATAAAGGGCGTATAAACACTTTGGAAAAATTTAATGGATGGTCTGTAAATAACCCCGATACAGATATACCAACCAATGGTTTTTTAGGTGATGTTACCAATTCGAACTATGTAGAAGATGCATCTTTTTTAAAGTTTAAAAATATTTCTCTTGGATACACATTTCCTAAATACACTATAGAAAAATTAGGTCTTAGTAATTTAAAAGTATATCTGTCGGCAATTGATGCAATAGTAATAACAGATTATAGTGGATATGATCCGGAGGTCAACTCTTACGGAGATGGCAATTCTTTTGAGCAAAATGTGTCACTTGGATATGATTCAGGATCGTATCCGGGAGTTAGTCAGTACGTTTTGGGAATAAATGTAAGTTTTTAA
- a CDS encoding cellulose binding domain-containing protein produces the protein MKQRMLYFFMVLFLTIRAGATIYNCSTVEEITYALNNVQPGDEIIIQPGTYISSAGVNGAYFYSNIDGTAANPITIRSASSTNRAQLQGDNIAQRIVLRIFGDYWIVKDLDISNGLKGLVFDNSNYSKAINCDIHTTGNEAVHVRDGADYVTIESCKIYNTGNENSGAYGEGIYIGTDKGSWSSYDPYCNYTTVSNCEIGPNVRAEGIDLKEGTLGTIIEYNIFNAEGLSGANYSDSFIDLKGARSYIRYNTFNGNDVPNLLRGIAAIDREVAYSSYEHAIHDNIFNINDTSIKLVEAYAGTTEVYAWDNTRIPDGDMYNSRVLESIPGWYNSSANYVDQFDDSTVTLYGSALTNLEVSESGCEELKLEMKAGATLPAFTPILYGFPEPLDFSGNPTIRVRVRSANSFNLRFDLHDGTNATNGVNGRVTQTIPAGLDDWTELEFNYSDLAFTDNGVNKSAITRINIQLDPGNENFPGPLYIDYIAIGTTPTTTDNAVCKTDDIVAPNQKYIILKMDDLRSNSNNTYNANWQRFVDSIRVYNVKAALGLIAKDLVSASQSFKDSLSKWHNEAHFEIWHHGWDHKKNNYPPDNDNIGEFSGTPYDYQKQHFEDAMLYAKNELGIIMRSFGAPYNQTDDTFLSVIEENDDIKVWMYPTSTSYSGLALLRGANNQLESSTGVVSYESFLNAYNSSTADYLVLQAHPGYWNDSSFEQFDQVITFLKNNNVVFVLPYEYYGIVNGENEEDINYVDQFDDSTVTLYGSALTNLEVSESGCEELKLEMKAGATLPAFTPILYGFPEPLDFSGNPTIRVRVRSANSFNLRFDLHDGTNATNGVNGRVTQTIPAGLDDWTELEFNYSDLAFTDNGVNKSAITRINIQLDPGNENFPGPLYIDYIAIGTTPSTTDNAVCKTDEAIDVMNDLRLQYYCAETIDNNSKMKPYIRIVNNDSVAVPFKDLKVRYWFTKDISSELKYKFENIEIGNEIYGEFHELDPVLDKADHFIDITFDDFSGELLPNEISEKIKLKITNANNESFNELNDYSFNPDILTFSDFDKITLYQNGILIWGEEPSEIKSTSLIKNNNIRVNLNEEDIENKNLIYPNPTPGILYLKVNDKWLNGEATIFNLYGRRILKKKITDAKHFSLDLSVLQKGNYVLLLNKGKDSLSKLIIKK, from the coding sequence ATGAAACAAAGAATGTTATATTTTTTCATGGTTCTTTTTTTAACAATAAGAGCTGGTGCTACTATTTATAATTGTAGTACAGTAGAAGAAATAACCTATGCTTTAAACAATGTGCAACCCGGGGATGAGATCATTATTCAACCCGGAACTTATATTAGTTCTGCAGGTGTAAACGGAGCTTATTTCTATTCGAATATAGATGGTACTGCCGCTAATCCTATTACTATAAGAAGTGCTTCAAGTACCAATCGTGCACAATTACAGGGAGATAATATAGCTCAACGTATTGTTCTGCGTATTTTCGGTGACTATTGGATTGTAAAAGATTTGGATATATCCAATGGGCTAAAAGGATTGGTATTTGATAATAGTAATTATAGCAAAGCTATTAATTGTGATATACATACCACAGGAAATGAAGCTGTACATGTAAGAGATGGAGCAGACTATGTAACGATCGAATCTTGTAAAATATATAACACTGGGAATGAAAATTCAGGAGCCTATGGAGAAGGCATATACATTGGAACTGATAAAGGGAGTTGGTCGAGTTATGATCCCTATTGTAACTACACAACAGTAAGTAATTGTGAAATTGGCCCTAATGTAAGAGCTGAAGGCATAGATTTAAAAGAAGGTACATTAGGAACTATAATAGAATATAATATTTTTAATGCTGAAGGATTATCTGGGGCTAATTATTCAGATTCTTTTATTGATTTAAAAGGTGCAAGGAGTTACATAAGATATAATACATTTAATGGTAATGATGTTCCTAATTTACTTCGAGGAATAGCAGCTATTGATAGAGAAGTTGCTTATTCTTCTTACGAACACGCAATTCATGATAACATATTTAACATAAATGATACGTCTATTAAGCTTGTTGAAGCTTATGCCGGAACCACTGAAGTTTACGCCTGGGATAATACAAGAATTCCAGATGGAGATATGTATAATAGTCGGGTCCTTGAATCTATACCTGGTTGGTATAATAGTTCTGCCAATTATGTAGACCAATTTGATGACAGTACCGTAACATTATACGGTTCAGCTCTTACAAATCTGGAAGTTTCTGAGTCTGGCTGCGAAGAACTTAAATTAGAAATGAAAGCTGGTGCTACCTTACCGGCATTTACGCCCATATTGTATGGTTTTCCTGAACCGTTAGATTTTTCCGGCAACCCTACAATAAGAGTTCGCGTTCGTAGTGCCAACAGTTTTAATTTAAGGTTCGATTTACATGATGGCACCAATGCAACAAATGGGGTAAATGGCAGGGTTACTCAAACCATCCCGGCCGGTTTGGATGATTGGACAGAGTTAGAATTCAATTATTCAGATTTAGCGTTTACAGATAATGGTGTAAACAAGTCTGCAATTACCAGAATAAATATTCAGTTAGATCCGGGTAATGAAAATTTTCCGGGGCCATTATATATAGATTATATAGCTATAGGGACTACTCCTACAACTACTGATAATGCAGTATGCAAAACAGATGATATAGTAGCGCCAAATCAAAAGTATATCATTTTAAAAATGGATGATTTAAGATCCAATAGTAATAACACTTATAATGCAAATTGGCAACGTTTTGTAGATTCAATAAGAGTCTACAATGTTAAAGCAGCTTTAGGACTAATAGCAAAAGATCTGGTAAGTGCCTCTCAATCATTTAAAGACTCTTTAAGTAAATGGCATAATGAAGCACATTTTGAGATTTGGCATCACGGGTGGGACCACAAAAAAAATAACTATCCTCCAGATAATGATAATATTGGGGAATTTAGCGGAACACCGTATGATTACCAAAAACAACATTTTGAAGATGCTATGTTATATGCTAAAAACGAACTTGGTATAATAATGCGATCTTTTGGAGCTCCTTATAATCAAACAGACGACACTTTCTTAAGTGTTATTGAAGAGAATGATGATATTAAGGTGTGGATGTATCCAACAAGTACTTCTTACTCAGGTTTAGCTTTGTTAAGAGGGGCAAATAATCAATTAGAATCCTCAACCGGAGTTGTAAGCTATGAAAGTTTTTTAAATGCATATAATAGTAGCACAGCAGATTACCTTGTATTACAGGCCCATCCAGGGTATTGGAATGATAGCAGCTTTGAACAATTTGACCAGGTTATTACATTTTTAAAAAATAATAACGTAGTATTTGTACTTCCATATGAATATTATGGTATTGTAAACGGAGAAAATGAAGAAGATATTAATTATGTAGACCAATTTGATGATAGTACCGTAACATTATATGGTTCAGCTCTTACAAATCTGGAAGTTTCTGAGTCTGGTTGCGAAGAACTTAAATTAGAAATGAAAGCTGGTGCTACCTTACCGGCATTTACGCCCATATTGTATGGTTTTCCTGAACCGTTAGATTTTTCCGGCAACCCTACAATAAGAGTTCGCGTTCGTAGTGCCAACAGTTTCAATTTAAGGTTCGATTTACATGATGGCACCAATGCAACAAATGGGGTAAATGGCAGGGTTACCCAAACCATCCCGGCCGGTTTGGATGATTGGACAGAGTTAGAATTCAATTATTCAGACTTAGCGTTTACAGATAATGGTGTAAACAAGTCTGCAATTACCAGAATTAATATTCAGTTAGACCCGGGTAATGAGAATTTTCCGGGGCCATTATATATAGATTATATAGCTATAGGGACTACGCCTTCAACTACAGATAATGCAGTATGTAAAACAGACGAGGCAATTGATGTAATGAATGATTTACGCTTACAATATTATTGTGCTGAGACTATAGATAATAATTCAAAAATGAAACCATATATAAGAATTGTGAATAACGATTCTGTTGCTGTGCCTTTTAAAGACTTGAAAGTAAGATATTGGTTTACGAAAGATATAAGTTCTGAATTAAAATATAAGTTCGAAAATATTGAAATAGGTAATGAAATTTATGGGGAGTTTCATGAATTAGATCCAGTTTTGGATAAAGCAGATCATTTTATTGATATTACTTTTGATGATTTTTCCGGAGAGTTATTGCCAAATGAAATTTCTGAGAAGATAAAATTAAAAATCACCAATGCAAATAATGAGAGTTTCAATGAACTCAATGATTATTCTTTTAATCCAGATATTTTAACATTTAGCGATTTTGATAAAATTACTTTATATCAAAATGGGATATTAATATGGGGAGAGGAACCCTCTGAAATAAAAAGTACTTCATTAATAAAAAATAATAATATAAGAGTTAATCTTAATGAAGAAGATATAGAGAATAAAAACCTTATATACCCAAACCCAACACCAGGTATTCTCTATTTAAAAGTAAATGATAAATGGTTAAATGGAGAAGCCACAATATTCAATTTGTACGGGAGGCGTATTTTAAAGAAAAAAATAACCGATGCAAAGCATTTTAGTTTGGATCTTTCTGTTTTGCAAAAAGGTAATTATGTTCTCTTGTTAAATAAAGGAAAGGATTCACTTTCAAAACTAATAATAAAAAAATGA
- a CDS encoding sialate O-acetylesterase, giving the protein MIQRISYTFLLCLLTVFSCMSQTHLPSFFGDNMILQQKDSVKIWGEDLPHKTIVIQTAWGSMASGITNNEGKWELKIKTPSASSVPQTITITGSSSIKLKNVLIGEVWFCSGQSNMEMPMKGFANSPVLRYNEFILDAANSKIRLFKAERQIGLHPVNDIVGSWTEATPASVKDFSAVAYLFAKKLQRVLKIPIGVICSSWGGTKIKGWTSKEALKKYDFIEFPTSLPTIEKEKRETPTLLYNGMINPFIGYGIKGILWYQGETDRLEYEKYKILMPNLVESWRNKWDKQSMPFYFVQIAPYDYSLRNKTKKPIGALLREAQLHSFLKMHNTGMVVTADVGDCNDIHPLEKEIVATRLAYLTLAKDYGFTQIIAQSPFYKSMKINENKIELTFDDYTTAEGNGLTSYKKELTGFVIAGKDKVFYPAKAIITTDKKVEVYSEKVKNPEAVRYGFENCFQATLFNTANLPASPFRTDNWDFE; this is encoded by the coding sequence ATGATACAAAGAATTTCATACACTTTTTTATTGTGTTTATTAACTGTTTTTTCCTGTATGTCTCAAACACATTTGCCAAGTTTTTTTGGCGATAATATGATACTGCAACAAAAAGATTCTGTTAAAATTTGGGGAGAAGATTTACCTCACAAAACAATAGTTATTCAAACAGCGTGGGGGAGTATGGCTAGCGGTATTACTAACAATGAAGGAAAGTGGGAACTAAAAATTAAAACACCTTCAGCCTCTTCTGTTCCGCAAACAATTACAATTACAGGGTCATCTTCCATAAAATTAAAAAATGTATTAATAGGTGAGGTTTGGTTCTGTTCAGGACAATCTAATATGGAAATGCCCATGAAGGGTTTTGCTAATTCACCTGTTTTAAGATATAATGAATTTATATTGGATGCTGCAAATTCGAAAATAAGGTTATTTAAGGCAGAAAGGCAAATAGGGCTACACCCAGTAAATGATATTGTAGGTTCATGGACAGAGGCTACTCCGGCATCAGTTAAAGATTTTAGCGCAGTGGCATATCTCTTTGCAAAAAAATTACAACGGGTTTTAAAAATACCGATTGGGGTTATTTGCTCTAGTTGGGGAGGTACAAAAATAAAAGGGTGGACATCCAAAGAGGCCTTAAAAAAATATGATTTTATAGAATTTCCTACCAGTTTGCCTACGATTGAAAAAGAAAAAAGAGAAACACCCACCTTATTATATAATGGAATGATTAACCCTTTTATAGGATATGGAATAAAAGGAATACTTTGGTACCAGGGTGAAACCGACAGGTTAGAATATGAAAAATATAAAATATTAATGCCTAACCTCGTTGAATCCTGGAGAAATAAATGGGATAAACAGTCTATGCCCTTTTACTTTGTGCAGATAGCACCCTACGATTATTCTTTAAGAAACAAAACAAAAAAACCTATTGGTGCATTATTGCGTGAAGCACAATTACATTCATTTTTAAAAATGCACAATACAGGGATGGTAGTAACTGCCGATGTGGGAGATTGTAATGATATTCATCCCTTGGAAAAAGAGATTGTTGCTACCAGGCTGGCTTATCTTACATTGGCCAAAGATTATGGTTTTACCCAGATAATAGCACAAAGTCCTTTCTATAAATCAATGAAAATTAATGAAAATAAAATAGAACTTACTTTTGATGATTATACTACCGCCGAAGGTAACGGATTAACGAGTTATAAAAAAGAACTTACCGGATTTGTAATAGCAGGAAAAGACAAGGTTTTTTACCCTGCTAAGGCAATAATAACAACTGATAAAAAAGTTGAAGTTTATAGTGAAAAAGTTAAAAATCCTGAAGCAGTCAGATACGGATTTGAAAATTGTTTTCAGGCAACCTTATTTAATACAGCCAACTTGCCAGCATCTCCTTTTAGAACGGATAATTGGGATTTTGAGTAA